ATTACATTTCGCTTTACGCTCGCGCCATTGCTGAAGAAAACGCCAGCGGAGGAAAGGTGGTAACCGCCCCCACTAATGGAGCGTGCGCGGTGGTGCCAAGCGTGCTTTTATACGCTAAAAACCATTTGTTTGAAAATTTATCGCAAAAGGCCATCAATGATTTTTTACTCACTAGCGCGGCGATTGGCTATCTTTACAAAAAAAACGCTTCCTTGAGCGGCGCAGAAGCGGGGTGTCAGGCTGAAATTGGTGTGGCAAGCTCTATGGCTGCGGGGGGGTTAGCCCATTTGTGCCAAGCGACCACGCAACAGGTTTTAATCGCTAGCGAAATCGCTATGGAACACCATTTAGGATTGACATGCGATCCGGTGGGGGGCTTGGTGCAAATCCCTTGCATTGAACGCAATGTTTTAGGAGCGATTAAAGCGATCAGCGCTTCTAAACTGGCTTTAGAAGATGAATACAAGCCTAAAGTGAGCCTAGATGAAGTGATCGCTACGATGTATGCGACCGGAAAAGACATGAATGAAAAATACAAAGAGACTTCGTTAGGGGGGTTAGCCAAAACCTTAAAATGCTAAAAGATAGCTCTAATCTTTAGGGGTTTTATTTCCTAAAAAAGGCTTTGTTTTTATCAAATGCAAATAAATCTTATCCAACTTTAATATCCTTCAAAAATTTTTAAACATAGGGTTTTAAAGCGTTATTCCATCGTTTTGGATTCCATTTTATAGTAAAAAGTTTATTCAAGCTCATAAGGGGATAGGAGGCCTTTTGAAATCATTCCCCTAACCCCCCAAAACTCCCCATAACCCTATAAAAGCGCGTCATGAGAAACTATCACTCGCTTTTTGCAAGCTTTTTTTAAATATGAAAAATACTCAAAAGCATCAATTTGATTACCAATACCCCACTAAAATAAAACCAAAAATTTTCACATGCTTTTATGTAAAATGCATTGGAATATCTTAAGGTTATTTTATCATGGCTCTATCCGTCATTATGTTTCAAAGATTTTTGCGTAACAAAAGAGCTAATCATTAAGCGTAAAAAGAGCTGAAAAGTTTAAAAACTTCAAAAAAGCGGTGGTTTTTAAAAGAGATAGTCCTAACCAATAGGACACAGAGCTTAGCGATAGAGAGCTATAAAGCCTAGAAAAGAAGCACTTAAGAGACTTATTTAAAGAAAGCCCCCTACTCAAAAAGGTAAGCTAGGGCTATTTTACTATTTTTCAGACTTACTAGAGTCGCTAATTTGCTTTTCAAACTCTTGTTGCAAGGCTTGTTGTTGTTTTTCTTTCTTTGAAAGGCGGCGTTTTTTCTTAGGTTTTTTCTCTTTTTTTGAAGAAGTCTCTGGCTCTTTTGAAGCTGTTTCTTTGAGTGCGTTAGCATTAGTCGTAGAATCTAGATCCGAATTAGAAGCGTTCTGTGTTCTCTTAGAAGAGCTTATAAATTCAGGGCTATCAGTATGGTTTTGAAGCTCCCCACTGCTCCTCTTTTGAAACGCTGCTTTAGTGTCTTTCTCAGCTTGATCTTCCATTTTTTTAAGAGTGACTGCATCCAGTTTTCTAGCCTTTTCTTTTTGGCTTACTCTAACCATGCTGATCAAGTATTTGATATACCCATCATACATATCCCCAAACTGCTCATGCAAAGCCCCAAAATCCGAGCCTTTGTAAAGCCAGTTGAACAAAGGGAGTGAAAGCTCTGTCCCTAAGTCTTTAAGCACATGTTTATAAAATTTCTCCCTGTCATTCACCACAAAAGAAACCTTGCCATCTTTATGCTCATAATAACAAATCTTTTGATCCACACAACTTTCCAAACTCCCCTTAAAGAAAGCTCCAAAAGCGGATAAGTCGCCCTTACTCATCTTGGTTTCAGAATACTGGTTAAAATTCTTCACGCGCTCTTTTTCCAAATTAACCATGCTCTTTAAAACCCTCTTGCGGTCTTTTTTCACATTCCCTGTGGAGCTTTCAGAAAACATAACATTGGGATCAACTGTAGTGTTAATAGTGGCAGAATCCGTTTCTGCTCTCAACAAAAAAGTCGTAGCCGCTAAAAAAAATAAAATCCGTTTCACACCAAACTCCTAATCAATATATAACCGCAACAAAAATAGATACTGTTCTTCATAAAAGCTCCCTTTTGAAATTTTCTTCTATTGATAAAAAACCACCTAGAATTCAAGCTGTTTTAACTGTCTTAAAATACAGACTTTCAAAGGGTCTTTACTATTGGGTATGATACTATAAATATCCAAAAAATACAAACACTCCAAAAACTTTAACTCTAAAAAATTGGCATGCCCTTCACAGCTAAAGGGTTTTAAGAGTAGCAAAGCCCACCCACCAGATAGATAGCCTCTATTTTAAGAGTCAATGCCCAAACGCCATGACAATTATAACACGAAAACGCCCTAATCCCCACAGCCAAAAGCTAGGGGCTTATGGCGTGGTTTTACAAAAATCAAAAAAAATTAGCACACCCTAAGCGCTAATGCTTATGATGGCTTGGTTTTTTCCCTTTTTTTCCCTTTTTTTCCCTTTTTTTCATGATCATGAAAAGGGCCTTCACATGCACAATCATGCAAATCTAGCCCCTCTTCACGATATTCTTTCATGGTCATTGTTTTCTTTTTGTTAGCAATCGCTTCAAGAATTTCTTTTTTACGCTTGTTGCGATCTTCTTGGCTTAAAGAAGCTAAATTCTTATCCATCGCTTTCTTAAAATCCGCTTTATAATTTTTACGATCTTCTTCTTTCATCACCGCTAATCGCTTATTGATTTCTGCGCGAAACTCTGGAACTTCGCTAGGAGCGACTTTCCCTGCTTGCTCCAATAGTTGCTTATCATTCATGCTCTTAAAATCACTCGCATTCAAAAAAAGCCCAAAAAAAGTCCCTGTAAATAATAAAGAAAACGCCAATTTTTTCATCAAATGCTCCCAATTCAAAAATAAAAAATGAATTCTATCATCTGATTGATTAAAGATAACTTATAGTGCTTTAATAGCCAATTGATTTTTAGATTTTATGATCAGCACTCCATTAAAACAGCTAACCTATATTCCCTATCATTATTTTCAAAAATAATCAATTTATTTTTGATTTTTCAAAGAATTGTTTGTGTGCTGTTGTTGGTAAGTTCAATTGCTTGTAAGGATTGTGCTTTAATTTTTAGCAAGTAGCCGTATTGATTTTTTAAAGCCTTTGATACAAGAAAATCATAAAAGGCTATAAAGAGCAAAAGCCCTTTTCTATGCCCCCATAAGATTAACCCTAAAACACCTTAAAAGCTTACAATGTAACGCCAATAAAAGGCATAGGGGCGGTGAAAGGTGAATCTATAAGTAGTCCCTTCAGGCACATTATCCGCACTAGCGGTGTAGTAATTGTTGCGGATGGTTTGGATTTTCAAGCCAATTTCAAAACCTTGGTGTTTCGTGCCTAAACGAATCCCTCCATTCACTAAGACCTGGAAATTTGAAGGGTGGAAACTCCCTCTGTATTCATCAGCCAAGTCCTTGAAATAATAGTTTGTTGGACCCCAAGAGGTGCCACCAATCGCAACGCCTAAGAAAAACCCAAAATGCAAGTTCTCACGATTGAAAATAGCCGGGTTAAACAACACATCTGTGCCAGCCCCATAGCCAAACATGAAACTTTGAGAACCCTTGCGAGCGTCTCTCATGCCATAATCATTATAAGTGTAATACTTATAATAAGAGCTTGCAAAATCAAAGAATCCGTAATAACGCATTCCAAATTGCGGGGATTTCTTAAAAAAATGCTTATACCCTACAACAAACCCAAAACCATTGATAGCGTATTGTTGGTTGCTTAAGCCCTTATACCCACGAGTCCCTAGAGCGCCATGGGTAAGCCCTCCTGTGGGGTTTGACGCTGTGGGCATGTTAGGCGTATTAGAGCCATAAGCCCCACTTTGATTACCATTACAATTCCCATGGGAACAATTTTGAGCGGTAGTGCTGAGCATACCTAACTGGTAATCAATCCCTATAAAAGCAGCATTTCTTTCACCTTTTTTGGTAGGGCTAGTCTTAATAGCTTTTTCTTGCTTAGGGGTCTCTGCTGACAACAAGCTTGTCATTGCTAGAGAGATAGCACCTACTATAACAGATTTCTTCATGTATTCCTTCCTTCTACATTTTCTCTATTTGAGTTCTAAATGCTACATTCTACTATAAAATTGCTTTCTTTTTGATTAAATATAGCGATTGAATGAGAATAAATTGAAACAAAAATCAATTTTAGGAACTTTTTAGTAAAAATTCCTAAATCCTCTCACCTTTTTTAGGCTAAAACTAAAACCTTAACAGCCAATAGAGGTTAAAGATGCTCTTTCACGCTCTCTAACACGCTCTTAAAGGCTTGCATGTCGTTCATCGCCATGTCTGCTAAAACCTTGCGGTCTAATTCAATGTTAGCCACTTTTAAAGCATGCATGAAGCACGAATAACTTGTATTGTGCATCCTGCAAGCCGCATTGATCCTTACCACCCACAAACTCCTGAACTCTCTTTTCTTTTGTTTGCGATCCCTAAAGGCATAATACATGCTCCTTTCAAGCTGTTCTTTAGCCTTTCTAAAATGCTTTCTTCTGCCACTATAAAACCCTCTAGCGAGTTTTAAGACTTTTTTATGGCGTCTTCTGCGCACAACGCCTGTTTTAACTCTCATTTCTTTACCTTTCTTTTTAAAATATTTTTAGGTGCGTTTTTCAAACGACTTTCCCTTAAATAAGGGGATTAACTCCACTTCCTAATGAGCATTCCTAAGCCCTGCAAAGCAACGACATGACAGAATGCGCGTTAGTGTGATGCACATGTTTTGGCGCGTTTAAATTGGCTTTACGCTTGGGGCTTTTTTTAGTCAAAATATGGCTTTTAAAAGCGCTGCCACGCTTAATCAAGTTTTTTTTGACTTTGAAACGCTTAGACGCGCCACGATTAGTCTTCATTTTTGGCATGATTTTCTCCTTTCATAAGGTTAATACGATTAAAAGGCGGGTTATTTTCTTTGGTTTTCTTTTCGTTTTTGGGAGCTTCTTTAGCCTTAGGCACAAACATCCATGAAACAAAACGCCCCTCGGTTTTTGGCTCTTTTTCAGGGTTGGCTAAATCTTGCATCATCGTTTGGACTCTAAAAAGCACATCAAGCCCGGCTTTTGAATTTTGACTCTCCCTACCCTTTAAAACCACTTTGAATTTGACATGTTTGTTGGCTTCAATAAATTCCCTCGCATGCTTGACTTTATAGTTAATATCGTTTTGCGCGATCTGAGTGGAAAGCTTGATCTCTTTGATTTCAATTTGCTTTTGCTTTTTCTTGGCTTCCTTGATTTTCTTTTCATTTTGGTAGCGGAATTTATTATAATCCATCACCTTACACACGGGAGGTTTCGCGCTCGCTGAAATCAAAACCAAATCCAAACCTAAATTTTGAGCGATATTGAGCGCTTCTTTGGAAGAAATGATCCCATACACTTCGCCATTATCGCCCACGCAACGCACTTCTTTAAAATTAATGTCTCCGTTTAACAACGCTTCGTTTCTACTCAAAAACTAACCTCTTGCATCTTGGATTCAACCATGTTTAAAAACTCCTTTAAGGGCATTTTATATTGAGCTTGTTTTTCTCTGTCTCTAATGGATAGAATTTCGGTCTCCACCTCTTCATTCCCTAACACTAAAATCATAGGGATTTTTTGCTTTTCGGCTAAGCGCACCTTTTTATTCAAGCTGTCGTTTTTATCCAACACTTCTACAAAAATATCGCGCTTTTTTAGCGCCTCTTTTAATTTCAAAGCAAAAACATGATGCTCTTCATTAATAGGAATGAGAGCGATTTGAGTGGGCGCGACAAAGAAAGGGAAATTCCCTCCAAAATGTTCGCTCAAAATCGCAATAAACCTTTCAAACGAGCCTAAAATCGCTCTGTGGATCATCACCGGCTGTTCAGCGTGATTGTGTTCATTAGTGAAAGCGAGCTTGAAGCGTTCAGGCAAATTCATATCCACTTGAATCGTGCCGCACTGCCACTTACGCTTCAAAGCGTCAGTGATTTTAATGTCAATCTTAGGCCCATAGAAAGCCCCTCCCCCCTCATCAATCTTATAATTAATGTGGTGTTCTTTTAGAGCTTCTTTTAAAGCGTTAGTGGCCTTTTCCCAAACTTTATCATCGCCTATGGATTTAGCCGGCCTTGTGGATAATTCCATTTCATAGCTAAAATCAAACGCTTGCATAATCTTATGCGTGAAATCTAAAATCGCACTCACTTCGCTTTGGATCTGTTCAAAAGAGCAAAAAATATGTGCATCGTCTTGGGTAAATTCCCTAACCCTTAAAAGCCCATGCAACACGCCGCTTTTTTCATGCCGATGCACCACGCCGTATTCATAAAACCTTAAAGGCAAATCTCTATAGCTGTGTAAAGCGCTTTGATAAACTTTAATATGCCCCACGCAGTTCATGGGCTTTATGCCGTATTCTTGCTCATCAATCGTGGTGAAATACATGTTTTCTTTATAATTGTCATAATGCCCGCTGATTTTCCACACATCGCTCTTTAAAATCTCAGGGCCTTTGACCGGCTCATAGCCTCTTAAAAGTAACGCTTTGCTCAATAAATCTTCAATGCGCTTCCTAAGCCTTGCCCCTTTAGGCAGCCATAAAGGTAAGCCTGCCCCTATCTCATCATCAAAGCTAAAAAGCCCTAGCTCCACGCCTAACTTTCTGTGATCCCGTTTTTTCGCTTCTTCTATTTGGAAAAGATAGTCTTTTAAGCCCTCTTTGGTGGCAAAAGCGATGCCATAGATTCTAATGAGCATTTCATTGTTTTCATCGCCGCCCAAATAAGCCCCAGCCAGTTTAGTGAGCTTGAAATGGTTTAAAAAACGGGTGTTTGGGAGATGCGGCCCCTTACACAAATCTTCAAACTCGCCTTGTTGATACACGCCAAATATATCGCCACTGATTTTACTCATCACCGCATGCTTTAATTCATCGCCCTTAAAACGCTCCAAAGCTTGCTCTCTGGTTAAAGTCTCTTTAGTGATAGCGAGCTTTGACTTCGCAAACTCTTTCATTTTCGCTTCAATTTTAGGCAAATCCTCTTCGCTGATTTTTGAAGAAGTCTTAAAATCGTAATAAAACCCCTCTTCTACCACAGGGCCTACAAAAAATTTCGCGTCCGGATAAAGGGCTTTCAAGCTTTGCGCGAGCAAATGCGCGCATGAATGCCTGATCACCTCTAAAGCCAAAGGCGAATCATCAAAATATATCGGCTCACTCCCTTTTAACGCTTTAATCCCATCGCTCAGCCCTAAGACTTTCGCACTCTCTAAATCTATTATTTGCTCGTCTTTATAAACAGCAATCAGTTCCGCACTCATTCTTTAAAACTTATGTTTCCTTTCTTATAAACCTTAAAATTTAGCAATCTTTTGATCCAAACCCGCATTGCACTTGCGAATCCACTTTCTCAGCTTTAGGGTCGCTCATAGGCTTTAAACACGCTTGTAAAAATACCATACAAAACAAATTCAATAGCAACCGCCTATACAAAACCACCCTTTCTGTATTCAAAAATACCTAACTAATCGCCTATTATACAATAAAATCATAAATCAAAAAGAATACACCCCTATTAGCAAGCTTAGAATACAAACTGGCTAAAACTAAAGCTCTATCATGCTATCATTATTATATTTTATGTTTTAAGAGACTTAATGATCATTTTAAGGGAGTTTTGTGCGATATATCAAGTTTTTCAAAGAGTTGAACAATAAGAATGTGAATCTGGTTGGGGGCAAGAACGCTAGCATTGGCGAGATGTTTCAAGAACTAGTGCCAATTGGGATTAAAGTGCCTGATGGCTTTGCGATCACGAGCGAAGCGTATTGGTATCTTTTAGAGCAAGGGGGGGCTAAACAAAAAATCATAGAGCTTTTAGAAAATGTTGATGCCACCGAAATTGATGTGTTAAAAATCCGCTCCAAACAAATCAGAGAGCTTATTTTTGGCACGCCTTTTCCTAGCGATTTAAGAGATGAGATTTTTCAAGCTTATGAGATTTTAAGCCAGCAATACAACATGAAAGAAGCCGATGTGGCTGTAAGGAGTTCCGCTACTGCAGAAGACTTGCCGGACGCTTCTTTTGCCGGGCAGCAAGACACTTATTTAAACATTAAGGGTAAAACAGAATTGATCCACTATATCAAATCCTGTTTAGCGTCGCTTTTTACCGACAGAGCGATTAGCTATAGGGCGAGTCGTGGGTTTGATCATTTAAAAGTCGCCTTGAGTGTGGGGGTGCAAAAAATGGTGCGAGCGGATAAAGGCAGTGCGGGCGTGATGTTTTCTATTGACACCGAAACCGGTTTTAAAGACGCGGTGTTTATCACTTCAGCGTGGGGGTTAGGCGAAAATGTGGTGGGCGGCACGATAAACCCTGATGAATTTTATGTGTTTAAGCCCACTTTAGAGCAAAACAAACGCCCCATTATCAAACGCCAGCTCGGCAATAAAACGCAAAAAATGGTCTATGCCCCAAGGGGTAGCGAACACCCCACCAGAAACATTAAAACCACCAAAAAAGAATGGCAATCCTTTTCATTGAGCGATGAAGACGTGCTGATTTTAGCCAAATACGCCATTGAAATTGAAAAACACTACTCTAAAGAAGCCAAACAATACCGCCCTATGGATATAGAATGGGCTAAAGATGGCGAGAGTGGGGAGATCTTTATCGTTCAAGCACGCCCAGAAACCGTTCAAAGCCAAAAAAGTAAAGAAGAAAGTCAAGTCTTTGAAAAATTCAAATTCAAAAACCCTAACGAAAAAAAAGAGATTATCTTACAAGGCAGAGCGATTGGGAGTAAAATCGGCTCAGGGAAAGTGCGTATCATCAATGATTTGGAGCATATGAATTCTTTTAAAGAGGGCGAAATTTTAGTTACGGATAACACCGACCCAGACTGGGAGCCTTGCATGAAAAAAGCGAGCGCGGTTATCACTAATCGTGGGGGGCGCACTTGCCATGCCGCTATTGTGGCTAGAGAAATTGGCGTGCCAGCCATTGTTGGGGTGAGCGGGGCGACCGATAGCCTTTATACCGGCATGGAAATCACGGTTTCTTGCGCTGAGGGCGAAGAGGGCTATGTGTATGCAGGCATTTATGAGCATGAAATTGAAAGGGTGGAGCTTTCTAACATGCAAGAAACGCAAACAAAAATTTACATTAACATTGGAAACCCTGAAAAAGCCTTTAGCTTTTCTCAGCTCCCTAATCACGGCGTAGGGCTGGCCAGAATGGAAATGATTATTTTAAATCAAATCAAAGCCCACCCCTTAGCTTTAGTGGATTTGCACCACAAAAAAAGCGTGAAAGAAAAAAATGAAATTGAAAACCTCATGGCAGGCTATGCTAACCCTAAAGATTTTTTTGTGAAAAAAATCGCTGAAGGCATTGGCATGATCAGCGCGGCGTTTTACCCTAAACCTGTGATTGTAAGGACTAGCGATTTCAAATCCAACGAATACATGCGCATGCTTGGCGGCTCTAGCTATGAACCCAATGAAGAAAACCCCATGCTTGGATATAGAGGGGCTAGTCGGTATTATTCAGAAAGCTATAATGAAGCGTTTTCATGGGAGTGCGAAGCCTTAGCGTTGGTGAGGGAAGAAATGGGATTAACCAACATGAAAGTGATGATCCCTTTTTTACGCACCATTGAAGAGGGTAAAAAAGTCCTAGAGATCTTAAGAAAAAACAATTTAGAATCCGGTAAAAACGGGCTTGAAATTTATATCATGTGTGAATTGCCGGTGAATGTCATTTTGGCTGATGATTTCTTAAGCTTGTTTGATGGCTTTTCTATTGGATCAAACGATTTAACCCAGCTCACTTTAGGCGTGGATAGAGACAGCGAGTTAGTTAGCCATGTCTTTGATGAAAGGAATGAAGCGATGCTAAAAATGTTTAAAAAAGCGATTGAAGCTTGTAAAAGGCACAACAAATATTGCGGGATTTGCGGGCAAGCCCCAAGCGATTACCCTGAAGTGACAGAGTTTTTAGTCAAAGAGGGCATCACTTCCATTTCTTTAAACCCTGATAGCGTAATCCCCACTTGGAACGCCGTAGCCAAGTTAGAAAAAGAGTTGAAAGACCATGGCTTAACTGCGCCTTGATAATAAATGGGTTGATCTAACTTGAGTGGGTTTTTCGTATTAGTTTCCATGGTATAATTTTGAAAAGTGGGATTGTTTTTTGAAAAAAAGGTTGGTAATGGAATCAGTAAAAACAGGAAAAACAAGTAAAGTTGGCAAAAACACAGAGACAGCTGACACAAAGGCAAATAAAGAGACTCATTTTAAACAAGCGAGTGCCATTACAAATATAATCAGATCAATTGGTGGGTTTTTTACAAAAATTGCAAAGAAAGTTAGAGAACTTGTAAAAAAACACCCCAAGAAAAGCAATGCGGCATTAGTAGTATTGACCCATGTTGCATGCAAGAGGGCAAAAGAATTAGACGATAAAGTCCAGGATAAATCCAAACAAGCTGAAAAAGAGAATCAAATCAATTGGTGGAAATATTCAGGATTAACAATAGCGGCAAGTTTATTATTAGCCGCTTGTAGCGCTGGTGATACTGATAAACAGATAGAGTTAGAACAAGAAAAACAGAAGACAGAACAAGAACAACAGAAAACAGAACAAGAAAGACAAAAAGCAAATAAGAGTGGGATAGAGTTAGAACAAGAAAGACAGAAAACAAATAAGAGTGGGATAGAACTCGCTAATAGTCAAATAAAAGCAGAACAAGAAAGACAAAAGACAGAACAAGAAAAACAAAAAGCAAATAAGAGTGCGATAGAGTTAGAACAGCAAAAACAAAAGACAATTAATACACAAAGAGATTTGATTAAAGAACAGAAAGATTTCATTAAAGAAACAGAACAAAATTGCCAAGAAAAACATGGCCAATTGTTTATTAAAAAAGCAAGAATTAAGACCGGTATTACTACTGGTATTGCTATAGAAATAGAAGCTGAATGCAAAACCCCTAAACCCACAAAAACCAATCAAACCCCTATCCAGCCAAAACACCTCCCAAACTCTAAACAACCCCGCTCTCAAAGAGGATCAAAAGCGCAAGAGCTTATCGCTTATTTGCAAAAAGAGCTAGAATCTCTGCCCTATTCACAAAAAGCTATCGCTAAACAAGTGGATTTTTATAAACCAAGTTCTATCGCTTATTTAGAATTAGACCCTAGAGATTTTAACGCTACAGAAGAATGGCAAAAAGAAAATCTAAAAATACGCTCTAAAGCTCAAGCTAAAATGCTTGAAATGAGGAGTTTAAAACCAGACCCACAAGCCCACCTTTCAACCTCTCAGAGCCTTTTGCTCGTTCAAAAAATATTTGCTGATGTTAGTAAAGAAATAGAAGCAGTTGCTAATACCGAGAAAAAAGTAGAAAAAGCGGGTTATGGTTATAGTAAAAGGATGTAGGCATAAGAAAACACCATAAAATCGTTTTAGCTTCTAGAAGACATCAATCAGTTTCTTGCCATAGAAAAATCGCTTATTATTATTCCATTTAAAAGGGTGTGAGTTTAAGGTATAAGGAAAACTTGTATCAAGTTTTGTTAGAATGGATTAGAAAAATCTGATTGGATTGACCCTTACAATTTCTCAAACCAATTGTTTAATAGCGGTTAAATATGGCTATATACACTACAATAATAAGATTTTGAAAGGTTGGTAATGGAATCAGTAAAAACAGGAAAAACAAATAAAGTTGGCAAAAACGCAGAGACAGCTGACACAAAGGCAAGCAAAGAGACTCATTTTAAACAAGCGAGTGCCATTACAAATATGCTCCGATCAATTGGTGGGTTTTTTACAAAAATTATGAAGAAAGTTAGAGAACTTGTAAAAAAACACCCCAAGAAAAGCAATGCGGCATTAGTAGTATTAACCCATGCTGCATGCAAGAGGGCAAAAGAATTGGACGATAAAGTCCAGGATAAATCCAAACAAGCTGAAAAAGAGAATCAAATCAATTGGTGGAAATATTCAGGATTAACAATAGCGGCAAGTTTATTATTAGCCGCTTGTAGCGCTGGTGATATTGATAAACAAATAGAACTAGAACAAGAAAAAAAGGAAGCTGAAAACGCTAGGGATAGAGCAAACAAGAGTGGGATAGAACTAGAACAAGAAAAACAAAAGACAATTAATACACAGAAAGATTTCATTAAATACGCAGAACAAAATTGCCAAGAAAATCATGGCCAATTCTTTATTAAAAAAGGAGGAATTAAGGCTGGTATTGGTATAGAAGTAGAAGCTGAATGCAAAACCCCTAAACCTGCAAAAACCAATCAAACCCCTATCCAACCAAAACACCTTCCAAACTCTAAACAACCCCGCTCTCAAAGAGGATCAAAAGCGCAAGAGCTTATCGCTTATTTGCAAAAAGAGCTAGAATCTCTGCCCTATTCACAAAAAGCTATCGCTAAACAAGTGGATTTTTATAAACCAAGTTCTATCGCTTATTTAGAACTAGACCCTAGAGATTTTAAAGCTACAGAAGAATGGCAAAAAGAAAATCTAAAAATACGCTCTAAAGCTCAAGCTAAAATGCTTGAAATGAGGAGTTTAAAACCAGACTCACAAGCCCACCTTCCAACCTCTCAAAGCCTTTTGTTCATTCAAAAAATATTTGCTGATGTTAGTAAAGAAATAGAAGCAGCTGCTAATACCGAGAAAAAAGTAGAAAAAGCGGGTTATGGTTATAGTAAAAGGGTGTAGCGATTAAAACATTACACCAAGTTTTTAATTATTTTTCAGCTTTTGAGATCATTTTTTATGGTAGCGTTATTTGGTAATAAAAGGGATTCTTATTTAAAAGCTTAAACTATCCCTAAAGTAAGGTAAAACTTACAAATGGAGGTTAAAACGCACAATAAAACTCCAAAGAGCCGACTTTTTTAATCGTAATTTGCTTATGGTTTAATAAAGTTTCTAAATGCTTAAAAGCGTTAGAATCCAGTATTAAGGGGGCTTCTTCTGCACTTAAAGGGCGCCTGGAAATCAAAGCGAGCAATTCGTCCGCATCGCAAGAAATCAATTTTTTAGCTTGAGTAATGGATCGTTTAGGCAAACTCACGCAAAGCCCTTCAAAAAATAAAGAACATTTTAATAATTCATCTTCGCTCAATCTTGGGGCTTTAAAGCTTGAGGGCCTGTCTATGGTGCTTAAATCCACTCTGGCTATATTGATTTGTTTTAAAAAGGTAGCGATGAGCTTTAAATTATTCGCGCTATCATTCACGCCCTTAATTAACAGCACTTCAGCCACCAGTTGTCCCTGATAGATTTGAGAAAAGCGCAAAATCCCCTCTAAAATCTTGTTAATGTCTTTGGAATAAGGCTTATCCACTCTTTCAAAAGCTTTCAAATCAATAGCGTCTAAAGAAAATTTAACGATGTCAAATTCCTTTAAGGCTTGTTGGACTTTTGGCTCATAAAAGAGTGAGCCGTTGCTTAAAATCAAAGTTTTAATACCCTTTAAAAAAGGCTTGATGCTTTGGATAAGCTCTAATAAATGAGGGTATAGCGTGGGTTCGCCATTAGCGGTAATGGTTAAAACATCAATGGGGGTAGCAAGGTTGTTTAAGGCGTTTTGAATGGCGTTAATCAAGGTTTCTACTTTTATCACTTCTTTCATGCGTTCAATGGGCTTGGCTTTACCCAATTCGCAATAAATGCAATTGTAATTGCATTGTTTTTTAGAGGGCGATAAATCCACGCCCAAAGACTTCCCAAAACGCCTGGATAAAATAGGCCCAAAAACGACAGGCGGATTTTCTTTAGCCATTATCT
This DNA window, taken from Helicobacter pylori, encodes the following:
- the thrS gene encoding threonine--tRNA ligase produces the protein MSAELIAVYKDEQIIDLESAKVLGLSDGIKALKGSEPIYFDDSPLALEVIRHSCAHLLAQSLKALYPDAKFFVGPVVEEGFYYDFKTSSKISEEDLPKIEAKMKEFAKSKLAITKETLTREQALERFKGDELKHAVMSKISGDIFGVYQQGEFEDLCKGPHLPNTRFLNHFKLTKLAGAYLGGDENNEMLIRIYGIAFATKEGLKDYLFQIEEAKKRDHRKLGVELGLFSFDDEIGAGLPLWLPKGARLRKRIEDLLSKALLLRGYEPVKGPEILKSDVWKISGHYDNYKENMYFTTIDEQEYGIKPMNCVGHIKVYQSALHSYRDLPLRFYEYGVVHRHEKSGVLHGLLRVREFTQDDAHIFCSFEQIQSEVSAILDFTHKIMQAFDFSYEMELSTRPAKSIGDDKVWEKATNALKEALKEHHINYKIDEGGGAFYGPKIDIKITDALKRKWQCGTIQVDMNLPERFKLAFTNEHNHAEQPVMIHRAILGSFERFIAILSEHFGGNFPFFVAPTQIALIPINEEHHVFALKLKEALKKRDIFVEVLDKNDSLNKKVRLAEKQKIPMILVLGNEEVETEILSIRDREKQAQYKMPLKEFLNMVESKMQEVSF
- the rplT gene encoding 50S ribosomal protein L20; this translates as MRVKTGVVRRRRHKKVLKLARGFYSGRRKHFRKAKEQLERSMYYAFRDRKQKKREFRSLWVVRINAACRMHNTSYSCFMHALKVANIELDRKVLADMAMNDMQAFKSVLESVKEHL
- a CDS encoding outer membrane protein, with the protein product MKKSVIVGAISLAMTSLLSAETPKQEKAIKTSPTKKGERNAAFIGIDYQLGMLSTTAQNCSHGNCNGNQSGAYGSNTPNMPTASNPTGGLTHGALGTRGYKGLSNQQYAINGFGFVVGYKHFFKKSPQFGMRYYGFFDFASSYYKYYTYNDYGMRDARKGSQSFMFGYGAGTDVLFNPAIFNRENLHFGFFLGVAIGGTSWGPTNYYFKDLADEYRGSFHPSNFQVLVNGGIRLGTKHQGFEIGLKIQTIRNNYYTASADNVPEGTTYRFTFHRPYAFYWRYIVSF
- the infC gene encoding translation initiation factor IF-3 — its product is MSRNEALLNGDINFKEVRCVGDNGEVYGIISSKEALNIAQNLGLDLVLISASAKPPVCKVMDYNKFRYQNEKKIKEAKKKQKQIEIKEIKLSTQIAQNDINYKVKHAREFIEANKHVKFKVVLKGRESQNSKAGLDVLFRVQTMMQDLANPEKEPKTEGRFVSWMFVPKAKEAPKNEKKTKENNPPFNRINLMKGENHAKNED
- the rpmI gene encoding 50S ribosomal protein L35 — encoded protein: MPKMKTNRGASKRFKVKKNLIKRGSAFKSHILTKKSPKRKANLNAPKHVHHTNAHSVMSLLCRA
- a CDS encoding DUF1104 domain-containing protein, with translation MKKLAFSLLFTGTFFGLFLNASDFKSMNDKQLLEQAGKVAPSEVPEFRAEINKRLAVMKEEDRKNYKADFKKAMDKNLASLSQEDRNKRKKEILEAIANKKKTMTMKEYREEGLDLHDCACEGPFHDHEKKGKKGKKREKTKPS